A window of Quercus robur chromosome 12, dhQueRobu3.1, whole genome shotgun sequence genomic DNA:
AACGAGTCTGATTCAGGTTCCAACGTCATCATCGGAGTCCTCGACACTGGTATATGGCCCGAACATGTTAGCTTCAATGACCAAGACCTTGGACCCATACCTTCTCACTGGAGAGGCAAATGCGATGGTGGTGACAACTTCCCTGAAAACCTTTGCAACAAAAAGTTAATCGGTGCACGCTACTACTCAACCGAGTTCTACGAACAACAACAGCAAGGTTCAGCCCGAGACACCCTTGGCCATGGAACGCACACAACATCCACAATCGCAGGACGACATGTCCCTAACGCTTCCTTCCTCGGCTTTGCCCAAGGCGTTGCAAATGGGGTTGCACCCAAATCAAGAATTGCAGTGTACAAGGTGTGTTGGGAAGATGGTTGTTCAGCTTCCGACGTTCTTGCTGGGATCGACGCCGCTGTAGAAGATGGTGTCGACGTTATATCAATTTCCATAGGTGGCGACCCTTTGCCATACCATGAGGATCCGATTGCTATAGGCGCTTTCAGTGCTATAGAGAAAGGAGTTTTATTTTCCGCTTCAGGTGGTAACAGTGGTCCAACTGATTCCACCATAACAAACGTAGCACCTTGGATAACCACAGTGGGAGCAAGCACCATTGATAGGAGATTCCTTGCAGATCTAGTTCTTGGAGATGGTAGCGTCATTACTGGATCATCGCTCTACAAAGGCGATGGTTTACCGGAAGGGAAGTATCTACCATTGATTTACGCGGGAAATGCATCCAATTCCAATATTGTTGCTACTTGCTTGGCTGGTACGTTAAATAAGGATTTGGTACGTGGTAAGATCGTGCTGTGTGATCGTCGTGATGGGCCACGTGTTGAGAAAGCAGAGGTGGTGAGAGAAGCTGGTGGGGTCGGGTTAGTTCTTGCCAACGTGGAACCTATGGGAGAGGGCTTAATCGCGGACGCATTTTTAATTCCTGGACTGGCAATCACGCAATCAAAACGTACAACCGTGCTTCGGTACATAAACTCCAGTAAAAACCCAAAGGCCACCTTGATTTTCAAAGGGACCCAGTTGGGAGTAAAACCAGCACCCGTGGTTGCTTCCTTCTCTTCCCGTGGGCCCAATTCGTTATCTCCATCAGTTTTAAAACCTGATATCATCGCGCCAGGTGTCGACATCTTAGCGGCTTGGCCTGACGGTGTACCACCAACTGAAGCAGCAGCTGATAAGAGGCGAACAGAGTTTAACATAATCTCGGGTACGTCAATGTCTTGCCCACACGTGTCAGGCGTGGCGGCTTTGTTGAAAGGGGCCCACCCTGACTGGTCCCCAGCAATGATCAAATCAGCGTTGATGACAACAGCCTACACGGACGATCACAATGGAAAGACTCTATTGGACGAGATAGATTACAGCGTGTCCAGCGTCTTTGGTTTTGGCGCTGGACACGTGGACCCTAATAAAGCCGTTGATCCGGGCTTGGTTTATGATCTCACGGTGGatgattatttgaattttctttgtgCTTCCAATTACAACACTGGGCAAATCGAAGTGATCACAAGGAGGCCAGTGAGTTGCAGTGGGGTCCAACGAGTTAACATGTGGGACCTGAACTATCCATCAATATTAGTGTCTTTCGATGCATCAGCGCCGTCCAAATCAGAGGTTGTGGTTAATCGAACGGTTACATATGTTGGTGATGGTGATTCAACCTACACTGTAAATATCACCAATCCCAAAGGTGTTACCGTGGCCGTTGATCAAGAGAAGCTGATTTTCAAGAAGAAAGGTCAAAAGCAGAGCTATATGGTAAGAATTTCGTCTGAGAAAGTGGGGCTGCATCATAATTACAGTGGGAGTGAATCTGGTCGTCTAGTGTGGACAGATGGGAAGCACCAAGTCACTTCTCCCATTGTAGTGACATGGTCGTAAATTCCATtaacaaaagaattaaaaatggGATGTTGTAATAGTATATGATACATTGCAATATACTTTTAGCATGATCTAATGAAGTTTACTTTAAAATTATACAGAGCTAATTAATACAAACTATACAGTGGTTATGTCACAGTGAAGTTTTTGAATTGATataatttgtttgaaaaatcacaaaaattgaTGGATTATGATATAAGCTAatgagtaaaaaagaaaactattatattttaaactggttttattttatatcaaatttgCCTAACATGGAATTGCATTCtttaaatttgattgaaattcttttcatttttttaactttacttttgttgaattgaatcttctaagtttcaaatttttattcaattaaggcattCTGTCCAATTTTGTTTGATGAAGTGTGACTTCATCAGTCGGATTGAACGTCCCCAGATGGATCCAAATTCTCACCTGGatgactctcaaaaaaaaaaaaaaaaattctcgcCTGGATACTTGCGTAAATGAGAAGACTGCTCCTTTCAgggtggtcaccggtgtggtgtctgTCACAATGTTTCCGATACCCAAGTCAGAATAGGAAAATGCTTcgtaaaatgaaacaaaatagcAAGATAACAATCAGTGTCTATGTACCTTGTGTTGGCAATGTGAGATCTTTATATATGTACCTTAAATTCTAGCCATTGTGGTTAATATTGTGGTGTTAATGCCTTTCTTGGTAACGCTTCCTGCTTAGTAATTGGGCTTCAATATCCTCTCAACGGTCTGTACAGCTGGTTTTGTAACCGTCCAAGGCATTATTGGCGGCATTGAATGGTCCTGCTATCCTCGTCGGTGACGTGGGCACTTGTTTGGGCTCATCTTAGGGAATGACCTTGTCTGTCTTATTGGGTTCATCTCCAGTTGATTTCGTCAGTTCCATCATTGTTAaaatatttccattaaaaaaattattttcacatgaaaaaaaaaaatctataaaattatttattaattttatagatttttttttatgtaagaattttttttttcaaatttttttttattagttaacTGCATACTTAAGGgcaatttttttgataaaattgaacaaaagacttgaattgaataaatttgaaatttagaagactcatttaaacaaaagtaaagttagagaaGTGATGAATTTCAACCAAATTTAGAGAgtaatttgcatttttgcccccaaaaaaaaaaaagttaccaaatttgaaataattaataCCAATTATGATAGATCTTTACTCATGGGGGCATTTGGGTAACAAATTCCACCCCGAATAGCAATTGGACATAAAACAAACTGTCCTTGCAAATGAATCATGCCACAATAAGACTATTAGATTGGTTGCCAATTGCTTGGCGGACCCGAGGTTGTCTCAAGAAGACCAAGTTTTCTTCCTTAGTACGATGCTCCCAAGTGCCAACTATAAGAAAGGGATCAAAGTGATTGAAAAATTAAGAGAGAAGGTGGTCCAGTTCTCTTGGTTTCCATTAACTCTACACAACCAGCTTTTGATCCATTCAGCTATGGAGTGAAAGGTCAGATCCAAACCTCAGTTCCCTTGTCAATGCTCAGATGTCTAATGCCTTTGCCTTAACTCCACTCTAATTGGAAGTGAGTTGGAGAGCAGTTTACAgataaaaaaggtaaaaaaaatttcaggctACTTCATCTTCCATAAACTTAACcatagtttaaaattttctctattaGAGGTATATATTGCATACAGGAAGTTTATCTCTGACTCTTAGATTACAAAGAGGTAGAGAAAGTATCTCTCTAGCTAGATTGAGTGGGTATACAATTTCTTAACAATATAAAGTGATATAATTTGTGATTGATGTTGCACAAATCACAATTTGTTAActtaaattttgtgaaaaaaaaagagtgaaatttGCTGCGTTTGTAATATTGTTGATAACTTTTCAAGAAAGGTCATTTGCAAGGGGAATTAATTTTGAAGCTCTAGTTCCCACTTAGCACCAGCCCTGGATAAGTGTAGTGCCCCCATAAGCTAGTATCACtccaatttcaataaatttaacgccacaacaaattttacaattgttgagatgttgaattgtgatttttgttcaataaaaatggTGTCAATGGTTGTATCATGTGAGAGTGATATTACACTAATCATAATCTACCACCTCACTAGTTGTACAATTTATTAtgtgtgggggccagttaattAGGAAGTACTATTAAGGCAATattaactgggcctatggcccgATCCGAGGACGTTAGATCATCCGAGGAGGTCTAAATAAGATTATGAGGAGAACGGAATGAAGAGAGGAGTGGAGACAATATGAGATAAATCCAACAAGCGTCTGAAGATAAAAGCCATCTCGGCAACATGTGTCCGAGGTTAGTTCGAGTGTCATATCGTCATGGACTTACTTCGGAGTCACATCATCACTAAGAGCTAAACGTCGGATAAGGGATAAGAAAGGTAaagggcaacaaatatcttcaaaaagctgctacctTCGCATTAGATAActcccaaccaactctctggccgcattaatgtggaaatgacACCTGAATAatgatcaagcagccttacagctactagttgatggttctgggaagtgctggatgggacaggaaggagttCCCCAAAATCTAACCTAAACGTGTGTGGTAGGGGCGACACCAAGACTGgaatatataagatagaaagaTGTACTAAAAAAGGGGAGGGATTATCGAAGATCAATACTAGGACTCTTGTACAATTATTATTCAACTAAATCATATGATACAAACTACTTGAGCTATTCCGAAGATAAATTTGCTAATCTTATTTGTGTCTTACAGTCTTAAACCATTAAATctaatcattttttcttctgGGATAGATCTAGTTTTtccatccacgctctacaaatttattgtttgagccGCTTGGGTTTGAGCCCAATCTTGTTTTGGGACCAATCTAATTTCAGTCCTTACATTATGTATTAAGCATTTTTATTCCAATTTTATTGAATGTGCTTGAAGGACATCCCTACAAGCCAGTAGAACCTTATTTTGTAAAGGCAGTTTTCTCTCAGTAGCCTTTGCTAATATAGCTTTTATCCAACTTATTCAGTTTATGTGATTTAAAAATTctaatacaatttttaaaaaaagatttacTACTTTTAGGTATGGTTTTACTTAGCTTATTTCTTGAAGCCTaataaaccaaagaaaataagTTCTCTAATAGGAACACTTAAACTAAACCTCTTTTATATTATAGCATACTCACACGATGCGTaggaatataaatattatgtaaatgtgtaatatataaaaaattattgttatttcaagtattttctattttttttataaaaaaaaaaaaaaaaaaacctaaaagtattttttatcttttcatttctacaaatatattattttattattttttgtgtgtttgattaatatttttttattataagtttcaattttattattcaaaaaaagaagaaaaggatgcCTGTGTTTAGCCAGTTGTataatttatttacttaaatGTGAGATAAAAAGTTAACTTCAACAACTAATCTATATCAGAAACTGGTCAAATGCTTCTTATCTTATATCTTTCAATATAGCTTCCTGTCCTAACTTGCCTCCATGAAGTTAACATTTCTATCAAATCACATGTTAAAGATTTGAAACTGTATTCTTCTAGTGAAGCAATATTGAAAGAATAGGTGACTTTAACTATTAATGAATGCCAAATTTCAGATAAATCGCAGCTTCAGAGTGCCAAATCTATCTTGCCTTAAGTGTATAAAATCCCTTTCCCCGCAAAGTGCTTTATTAATGGGTTTGCTTGCTACCCCACAATTCAACATTACCAGTTAAAaaggcacaatttttttttatcaaaaaaaaaaagaacaagaaaagatTCATTATCAGTGTGTTTCCCTAATGGTTTAGTACAATTAAGTCAATCACAAACTAAGAGATTCAAATCTTACTTCCAACCATCTCATACCTTTGGTGCGATAGTCATTCTACAAATTAATACAAGTACTTGTGGAGTGTGAGAGGCAAaggtcggggttcaagttttTAGTAGAGAACTTCAcccacatatatacttagattaaactagagtagaatttctatctttgtataaaaaaaataattaaaaaaaatcttatttccaaaaaaaaagaaaaagaaaaagaaatccgTGTATCATAATTTGGGCTATTGAATATTGATTACTTTGATAGCCAAATAACATTGCAAATGCTCTTTAATAGTCATCAATGATACCAAAAACTAGATATTGCAGAAAAGAGATT
This region includes:
- the LOC126708173 gene encoding subtilisin-like protease SBT1.5, whose protein sequence is MGHFHQLVTFIVLLMLSIVSCKPNLQLNTHQTFIVRVQNNLKPKRYSNHKTWYESTLKSLSSSINSSNSQTQHNHGLLHVYNTVFHGFSARFTPQQAEELTNRPEILSVLPDRLLQLQTTRTPQFMGLIGTKDKHGIINESDSGSNVIIGVLDTGIWPEHVSFNDQDLGPIPSHWRGKCDGGDNFPENLCNKKLIGARYYSTEFYEQQQQGSARDTLGHGTHTTSTIAGRHVPNASFLGFAQGVANGVAPKSRIAVYKVCWEDGCSASDVLAGIDAAVEDGVDVISISIGGDPLPYHEDPIAIGAFSAIEKGVLFSASGGNSGPTDSTITNVAPWITTVGASTIDRRFLADLVLGDGSVITGSSLYKGDGLPEGKYLPLIYAGNASNSNIVATCLAGTLNKDLVRGKIVLCDRRDGPRVEKAEVVREAGGVGLVLANVEPMGEGLIADAFLIPGLAITQSKRTTVLRYINSSKNPKATLIFKGTQLGVKPAPVVASFSSRGPNSLSPSVLKPDIIAPGVDILAAWPDGVPPTEAAADKRRTEFNIISGTSMSCPHVSGVAALLKGAHPDWSPAMIKSALMTTAYTDDHNGKTLLDEIDYSVSSVFGFGAGHVDPNKAVDPGLVYDLTVDDYLNFLCASNYNTGQIEVITRRPVSCSGVQRVNMWDLNYPSILVSFDASAPSKSEVVVNRTVTYVGDGDSTYTVNITNPKGVTVAVDQEKLIFKKKGQKQSYMVRISSEKVGLHHNYSGSESGRLVWTDGKHQVTSPIVVTWS